A genomic segment from Perca flavescens isolate YP-PL-M2 chromosome 13, PFLA_1.0, whole genome shotgun sequence encodes:
- the nf2b gene encoding NF2, moesin-ezrin-radixin like (MERLIN) tumor suppressor b: MSILGLKKKQPKTFKVKVITMDAEMEFSCEVKWKGKDLFDLVSRTVGLRETWFFGLRYTVKDTYAWLKPEKRVLDQEVPKDSPITFHFLAKFFPEKVEEELVQEITQHLFFLQVKKQILDEEIFCSPEASVLLASYAVQAKYGDYDPNFHKPGFLAQDELLPKRVLMQYQMTADMWEEKITAWYAEHRGIARDEAEMEYLKIAQDLEMYGVSYFAITQNKRDTDLLLGVDAQGLHIYSPNSKLNPNKSFPWSGIRNISYSEKEFTIKPLDKKKDVFKFYSSQLRVNKLILQLCIGNHDLFMRRRKVDSIEVQQMKAQAKEEKARKKMERQILAREKQMREEAERAKEEMERRLFQLQDEARLANEALLRSEETADLLAEKAQIAEEEAKLLAHKAAEAEQDRQRFEVTAMKTKEEKRLMEQKMREAEQLAVKLVEQSEKRLKEADHLKQDLTEAKDAERRAKQKLLEITKTTYPLIAAYSTPPAPPEAADFAYESASTRLDFKDSDMKRLSMEIERERLEYMEKSKHLQDQLKELKTEIESLKLEEQQQQAGVYTLRNEARGYVQEPVYIPHSNRNSAYMSQSQMAFFEEV, encoded by the exons ATGTCTATCCTAGGATTGAAGAAGAAACAGCCAAAGACTTTTAAAGTCAAAGTTATCACTATGGATGCGGAAATGGAGTTCAGCTGTGAG GTTAAGTGGAAAGGTAAAGACCTGTTTGACCTGGTGTCTCGCACCGTTGGTTTGAGGGAGACCTGGTTCTTCGGACTCAGGTACACCGTAAAAGACACCTATGCCTGGCTAAAACCAGAGAAACGG GTCTTGGACCAAGAGGTTCCCAAGGACTCTCCCATAACATTTCATTTCCTGGCTAAATTCTTCCCAGAAAAAGTAGAAGAAGAGCTGGTCCAAGAGATAACTCAGCACCTCTTCTTCTTACAG GTGAAAAAACAGATATTGGATGAAGAGATATTCTGTTCCCCTGAAGCGTCTGTTCTGTTGGCATCATATGCTGTCCAGGCCAAG TATGGGGACTATGACCCAAACTTTCACAAGCCAGGCTTCCTGGCACAAGATGAGCTTCTGCCAAAAAGA GTTTTGATGCAATACCAAATGACAGCTGACATGTGGGAAGAGAAGATCACAGCTTGGTACGCAGAGCACAGAGGCATCGCCAG GGATGAGGCTGAGATGGAATACTTAAAAATTGCTCAGGACCTTGAGATGTACGGTGTCAGCTACTTTGCCATTACT CAAAATAAGAGGGACACAGATCTGTTACTTGGAGTGGATGCTCAGGGTCTTCACATCTACAGCCCCAACAGCAAACTCAACCCTAACAAATCCTTTCCTTGGAGCGGCATCCGCAACATCTCTTATAGCGAAAAGGAG TTTACAATTAAACCCCTGGATAAGAAGAAAGATGTTTTCAAGTTCTACTCATCTCAACTGCGTGTCAACAAGCTG ATCCTGCAGTTGTGCATTGGTAACCATGATCTATtcatgaggaggaggaaggtggaCTCCATTGAAGTGCAACAGATGAAGGCTCAAGCGAAAGAGGAGAAGGCCCGCAAGAAG ATGGAGCGTCAAATCCTGGCACGGgaaaaacagatgagagaggAAGCGGAACGGGCAAAAGAAGAGATGGAACGAAGACTTTTCCAGCTGCAGGACGAGGCACGACTGGCCAATGAGGCACTG CTGCGATCTGAGGAGACAGCGGACCTGCTGGCAGAGAAGGCCCAGATTGCTGAGGAGGAGGCCAAGCTGTTGGCCCACAAGGCTGCAGAAGCTGAACAGGACAGGCAGAGGTTCGAGGTCACCGCCATGAAGACCAAGGAGGAGAAAAGGCTGATGGAGCAGAAGATGAGGGAGGCAGAGCAGCTTGCTGTCAAACTGGTGGAGCAGTCGGAGAAGAG GTTGAAGGAGGCAGATCACCTGAAACAGGACCTGACTGAGGCAAAGGATGCTGAGCGGAGAGCCAAACAGAAGCTGCTAGAGATCACCAAAACAACATACCCT CTCATAGCAGCCTACTCTACTCCCCCTGCTCCTCCTGAAGCAGCCGACTTTGCCTATGAGTCGGCATCTACACGCCTCGACTTCAAGGACTCTGACATGAAAAGGCTGTCTATGGAGatcgagagagagag GCTGGAGTACATGGAGAAGAGTAAACACCTGCAAGACCAGCTGAAGGAACTGAAGACTGAGATCGAGTCTCTGAAgctggaggagcagcagcaacagGCGGGCGTCTACACCCTCCGCAATGAGGCGAGGGGCTACGTCCAGGAGCCTGTCTACATACCTCACAGCAAC CGAAACTCTGCGTACATGTCTCAGTCTCAGATGGCCTTCTTTGAAGAAGTGTGA
- the LOC114566785 gene encoding claudin-4 isoform X1, protein MQTQLVAVCLAIVGFLGTILICGLPMWKVTAFVGANIITSQVFWEGLWINCVIQSTGQSQCKAYDSILALPQDLQVSRALICVSIAVSVVAIGLTVVGARCTNFFRGDWLTKANIGLAGGLVFILAGLLCVIPVSWSAYSIITGFYNPLPTSERRGELGASIYVGWASGALLIISGGVLCIPVSPKMKDYDVKYAKAGS, encoded by the exons ATGCAGACGCAGCTCGTTGCTGTGTGTTTGGCAATCGTTGGCTTTCTTGGCACCATCCTTATCTGTGGACTGCCCATGTGGAaggtgacagcctttgttggaGCGAACATCATCACCTCTCAGGTCTTCTGGGAAGGTTTGTGGATAAATTGTGTGATCCAGAGCACTGGTCAATCGCAGTGTAAAGCCTACGACTCCATTTTGGCTTTACCACAGGATCTGCAGGTTTCCAGGGCTCTGATCTGTGTCTCCATCGCTGTCAGCGTGGTGGCCATCGGGCTCACTGTGGTCGGGGCCCGCTGCACCAACTTCTTTCGTGGCGACTGGCTCACCAAAGCTAATATTGGCTTGGCTGGAGGTCTGGTGTTTATATTAGCAGGGCTTCTTTGTGTTATTCCTGTCAGCTGGTCAGCTTACAGCATCATCACTGGTTTCTACAACCCCCTGCCCACctcagagaggaggggagagctCGGGGCTTCCATATATGTGGGCTGGGCGTCTGGAGCTCTGCTCATCATCAGCGGAGGGGTGTTGTGTA ttcctgtctcCCCAAAAATGAAAGACTATGATGTGAAGTATGCAAAGGCTGGCTCTTAG
- the mettl27 gene encoding methyltransferase-like protein 27 isoform X2, protein MAAVTNTFESVKATILSAHESTTSVEKVNFYNSWAENYDQDVAVLDYRAPSLAANSISSHFSSDREAAVVLDVACGTGLVAKQMKRHGFGHFMGIDGSEAMLKLARESGLYQDLKQSMLGLFDVVVIVGALSIGQVPVGVVRELCKSTKPGGYICMTTRSNRDNVEYKAALEHELKQMEDEGLWTCVEVAEVEDWERAVSQQEDGYIAGAVYLYKKLKL, encoded by the exons ATGGCAGCTGTCACTAACACATTTGAAAGTGTAAAAGCGACCATCTTATCAGCTCATGAAAGCACCACATCAGTAGAAAAGGTCAACTTCTACAACTCCTGGGCAGAGAACTATGACCAG GATGTGGCTGTTCTGGACTACCGTGCACCAAGTCTGGCAGCAAACAGCATCTCCTCCCATTTCAGCAGTGATCGTGAAGCAGCTGTAGTGTTGGATGTGGCCTGTGGTACAGGACTGGTGGCCAAACAG ATGAAGAGACATGGATTTGGACATTTTATGGGTATCGATGGAAGCGAGGCTATGTTGAAGTTGGCCAGAGAGAGCGGGTTATACCAGGACCTGAAGCAGTCCATGCTTG GTTTGTTTGATGTGGTTGTGATCGTTGGAGCACTGAGTATTGGTCAGGTCCCGGTTGGTGTCGTCAGAGAGTTGTGCAAGTCCACCAAACCAG GTGGCTATATTTGCATGACAACCAGAAGTAACCGTGACAATGTGGAATACAAAGCCGCACTGGAGCATGAGCTCAAGCAGATGGAGGACGAAGGGCTCTGGACTTGTGTAGAGGTGGCTGAAGTGGAAGACTGGGAGAGAGCGGTGTCACAGCAGGAGGACGGATACATAGCTGGTGCCGTGTACCTCTATAAGAAACTAAAACTATAG
- the LOC114566785 gene encoding claudin-4 isoform X2: MQTQLVAVCLAIVGFLGTILICGLPMWKVTAFVGANIITSQVFWEGLWINCVIQSTGQSQCKAYDSILALPQDLQVSRALICVSIAVSVVAIGLTVVGARCTNFFRGDWLTKANIGLAGGLVFILAGLLCVIPVSWSAYSIITGFYNPLPTSERRGELGASIYVGWASGALLIISGGVLCSTYRC, from the coding sequence ATGCAGACGCAGCTCGTTGCTGTGTGTTTGGCAATCGTTGGCTTTCTTGGCACCATCCTTATCTGTGGACTGCCCATGTGGAaggtgacagcctttgttggaGCGAACATCATCACCTCTCAGGTCTTCTGGGAAGGTTTGTGGATAAATTGTGTGATCCAGAGCACTGGTCAATCGCAGTGTAAAGCCTACGACTCCATTTTGGCTTTACCACAGGATCTGCAGGTTTCCAGGGCTCTGATCTGTGTCTCCATCGCTGTCAGCGTGGTGGCCATCGGGCTCACTGTGGTCGGGGCCCGCTGCACCAACTTCTTTCGTGGCGACTGGCTCACCAAAGCTAATATTGGCTTGGCTGGAGGTCTGGTGTTTATATTAGCAGGGCTTCTTTGTGTTATTCCTGTCAGCTGGTCAGCTTACAGCATCATCACTGGTTTCTACAACCCCCTGCCCACctcagagaggaggggagagctCGGGGCTTCCATATATGTGGGCTGGGCGTCTGGAGCTCTGCTCATCATCAGCGGAGGGGTGTTGTGTAGCACCTACAGATGCTGA
- the mettl27 gene encoding methyltransferase-like protein 27 isoform X1 has protein sequence MAAVTNTFESVKATILSAHESTTSVEKVNFYNSWAENYDQDVAVLDYRAPSLAANSISSHFSSDREAAVVLDVACGTGLVAKQMKRHGFGHFMGIDGSEAMLKLARESGLYQDLKQSMLGEGPLPVQWGLFDVVVIVGALSIGQVPVGVVRELCKSTKPGGYICMTTRSNRDNVEYKAALEHELKQMEDEGLWTCVEVAEVEDWERAVSQQEDGYIAGAVYLYKKLKL, from the exons ATGGCAGCTGTCACTAACACATTTGAAAGTGTAAAAGCGACCATCTTATCAGCTCATGAAAGCACCACATCAGTAGAAAAGGTCAACTTCTACAACTCCTGGGCAGAGAACTATGACCAG GATGTGGCTGTTCTGGACTACCGTGCACCAAGTCTGGCAGCAAACAGCATCTCCTCCCATTTCAGCAGTGATCGTGAAGCAGCTGTAGTGTTGGATGTGGCCTGTGGTACAGGACTGGTGGCCAAACAG ATGAAGAGACATGGATTTGGACATTTTATGGGTATCGATGGAAGCGAGGCTATGTTGAAGTTGGCCAGAGAGAGCGGGTTATACCAGGACCTGAAGCAGTCCATGCTTGGAGAGGGGCCGCTGCCTGTTCAGTGGG GTTTGTTTGATGTGGTTGTGATCGTTGGAGCACTGAGTATTGGTCAGGTCCCGGTTGGTGTCGTCAGAGAGTTGTGCAAGTCCACCAAACCAG GTGGCTATATTTGCATGACAACCAGAAGTAACCGTGACAATGTGGAATACAAAGCCGCACTGGAGCATGAGCTCAAGCAGATGGAGGACGAAGGGCTCTGGACTTGTGTAGAGGTGGCTGAAGTGGAAGACTGGGAGAGAGCGGTGTCACAGCAGGAGGACGGATACATAGCTGGTGCCGTGTACCTCTATAAGAAACTAAAACTATAG
- the LOC114567304 gene encoding uncharacterized protein LOC114567304, translating into MQPAEVWRIYKTGQLYHCTLVKTWNWTMRVVLGLLLLLLGLCGSGAQGSGGGLGEVGDLNEFHETAPRDAGEESTERITKQTTPDIWAEVRELRDMVVELKVYVAMLQRENSALQTRLSSTERELLLSKSMIDQLERENAVQATELRSLETRLTATESKTSDLEKENADLQTRLSSTETELLVSKSRIEQLERESAEKPKVAFYTALTDAGYVGPHNTDTTLKYSKVFTNIGNAYNPATGFFTAPVKGVYYLQFTVCGNHTGLMGVYVFKNNQKIMFNVEWKEETLYKYFTKSVVLELIAGDTIHLVLPSTYSVYDDGDNHSTFSGSLLFPL; encoded by the exons ATGCAG CCAGCGGAAGTTTGGAGAATATATAAGACAGGCCAACTCTACCACTGTACCTTGGTGAAGACGTGGAACTGGACAATGAGGGTTGTTCTTGgtttgctgctgttgctgctgggtCTGTGTGGGTCAGGGGCTCAGGGCTCAGGGGGAGGCCTTGGTGAGGTGGGTGACCTCAACGAGTTTCATGAGACGGCTCCAAGAGATGCAGGTGAGGAATCGACCGAGCGGATCACAAAGCAAACTACCCCTGACATCTGGGCAGAGGTGAGGGAGCTGAGAGACATGGTGGTGGAGCTCAAGGTGTACGTGGCgatgctgcagagagagaatTCTG CCCTTCAGACCAGACTGAGCAGCACTGAGAGGGAACTTCTTCTTAGCAAGTCCATGATTGACCAGCTGGAGAGAGAAAATGCAG TCCAAGCCACAGAACTGAGATCTTTGGAAACTAGACTGACTGCCACGGAGAGCAAAACAAGTGACCTAGAAAAAGAGAATGCAG ACTTGCAGACCAGACTTAGCAGCACTGAGACTGAACTTCTTGTTAGCAAGTCAAGAATTGAACAGCTGGAGAGAGAAAGTGCAG AGAAGCCAAAGGTGGCTTTTTACACAGCTCTGACTGATGCAGGATATGTTGGaccacacaacacagacaccaCACTAAAATACAGCAAGGTCTTCACCAACATTGGCAATGCTTACAATCCAGCTACAG GTTTCTTCACAGCACCAGTCAAAGGGGTCTACTATCTCCAGTTCACTGTGTGTGGTAACCACACAGGTCTTATGGGTGTATATGTGTTCAAGAACAACCAGAAGATCATGTTTAATGTGGAGTGGAAGGAAGAAACACTTTATAAGTATTTCACTAAGTCGGTTGTCTTGGAGTTGATAGCAGGAGATACAATTCACCTGGTTCTCCCATCAACCTATTCTGTCTATGACGATGGAGATAACCACAGCACCTTCAGTGGCTCCCTTCTCTTCCCACTGTGA
- the LOC114567278 gene encoding claudin-4-like: MSSMGMQLLASALCLLGWAGVIFTCLLPMWRVSAFVGTTIITSQTIWEGIWMSCVVESTGLIQCNPYHSVLALSGDLQAARGLTALAIATGGAGLILAFIGGKCTRFLDGEGGGVKGKMAVAAGAVLIFTGLLCLIPTVWAAGSVVSEFYSVSTDAQRREIGACLYIGLGASILLILGGSLFISSACPIKDHTADKSPSVRYMVVRSSNGSTQAGSQHSRLAPATSQPIRAVFSRSQSYDGALTKLPLYTRPSWGEGQEQGLRMESERSWAPSTKSQMKRPESTKSEYSEALSQQRRAEMEENLSVEGENEDGSSNPATSTYI, from the coding sequence ATGTCCTCGATGGGGATGCAGCTGTTGGCCAGCGCCCTGTGCCTCCTGGGTTGGGCAGGGGTCATCTTTACCTGCCTACTGCCCATGTGGCGGGTCTCAGCCTTTGTGGGAACCACCATCATCACCTCCCAGACCATCTGGGAGGGCATCTGGATGAGCTGCGTGGTCGAGAGCACAGGGTTGATCCAGTGTAACCCTTACCACTCTGTCCTTGCTCTCAGCGGAGACCTACAGGCCGCCAGGGGTCTCACCGCCCTCGCCATCGCTACAGGCGGCGCAGGTCTCATTCTGGCCTTCATTGGAGGGAAGTGCACTCGCTTTTTGGATGGTGAAGGAGGCGGGGTTAAGGGCAAGATGGCTGTAGCAGCAGGGGCAGTTTTGATTTTCACAGGGCTGCTGTGTTTGATTCCCACAGTGTGGGCGGCCGGGTCCGTGGTGAGCGAGTTCTACAGCGTCTCCACAGATGCTCAGCGGAGGGAGATTGGAGCCTGCCTCTACATCGGCTTGGGAGCGTCCATCCTGCTTATTCTGGGAGGCAGTTTGTTCATCAGCTCAGCATGCCCCATCAAAGACCACACAGCAGACAAGAGCCCTTCTGTCCGCTACATGGTGGTCCGCTCCTCCAACGGGTCCACCCAGGCAGGTTCTCAGCACAGCAGACTAGCACCAGCAACATCTCAGCCTATCAGAGCCGTGTTTTCCAGGTCTCAAAGCTATGATGGAGCTTTAACAAAGCTTCCACTGTACACAAGGCCTTCCTGGGGGGAAGGGCAAGAGCAAGGCTTGAGGATGGAGTCAGAAAGATCATGGGCCCCATCAACAAAGTCTCAGATGAAAAGACCGGAGTCGACAAAATCTGAATACAGTGAGGCGCTGTCTCAGCAGAGAAGAGCAGAAATGGAAGAGAATTTATCAGTCGAAGGTGAAAATGAGGATGGGTCCTCAAATCCAGCGACGAGTACATACATATaa
- the mettl27 gene encoding methyltransferase-like protein 27 isoform X3 codes for MGNTYKQNNQLQDVAVLDYRAPSLAANSISSHFSSDREAAVVLDVACGTGLVAKQMKRHGFGHFMGIDGSEAMLKLARESGLYQDLKQSMLGEGPLPVQWGLFDVVVIVGALSIGQVPVGVVRELCKSTKPGGYICMTTRSNRDNVEYKAALEHELKQMEDEGLWTCVEVAEVEDWERAVSQQEDGYIAGAVYLYKKLKL; via the exons atgggaaaCACTTACAAACAGAACAACCAGCTGCAG GATGTGGCTGTTCTGGACTACCGTGCACCAAGTCTGGCAGCAAACAGCATCTCCTCCCATTTCAGCAGTGATCGTGAAGCAGCTGTAGTGTTGGATGTGGCCTGTGGTACAGGACTGGTGGCCAAACAG ATGAAGAGACATGGATTTGGACATTTTATGGGTATCGATGGAAGCGAGGCTATGTTGAAGTTGGCCAGAGAGAGCGGGTTATACCAGGACCTGAAGCAGTCCATGCTTGGAGAGGGGCCGCTGCCTGTTCAGTGGG GTTTGTTTGATGTGGTTGTGATCGTTGGAGCACTGAGTATTGGTCAGGTCCCGGTTGGTGTCGTCAGAGAGTTGTGCAAGTCCACCAAACCAG GTGGCTATATTTGCATGACAACCAGAAGTAACCGTGACAATGTGGAATACAAAGCCGCACTGGAGCATGAGCTCAAGCAGATGGAGGACGAAGGGCTCTGGACTTGTGTAGAGGTGGCTGAAGTGGAAGACTGGGAGAGAGCGGTGTCACAGCAGGAGGACGGATACATAGCTGGTGCCGTGTACCTCTATAAGAAACTAAAACTATAG